gcagggtctgACATGAACACGCCCACGTGCCGCTCAATGTGGATATAAAGAGCTGTGACAATCAGTCAGCTCATACCTGACCAATATCATCTCACCTGACAGTGAAGACATCCACCTGTTTTCAGCCAGAGGATCTGGTCACTCTCAGCTCTCTTTAGAATAATTCTTCATCTCAATACAGGACAACCTGCTCAGCATCACCATGAAGACTGTGCTGTGCTGGTCCTCTCGGTCCTGCTGTGTGCCCTGGcaggtctgacacacacacacacacacacacacacacacacacgcacgcacacaggaTGATTAACAGTAATCTTTGTTCTTTGTGtatgcagctccagcagaagtTGAAGAAAAGTCTCCAGGTGGGTGTTCAAGATGTTTGCTTTTATCCAACCAGGCATTCAGATGtggatctgacctctgacctctttaaTATATTCACAGAGATGCCGGCAGGATCAAACCCACAAccagtggaggaacaagtggCTGCTGCACCCGCCGAGGAGGTAGTGAGCGAAGATGAGAAcggaggtgctggtggtgctgaggAGTCAAAGATGctgcaagaagaggaggatgaagaatcTGATCCTGCTTCCAGAAATGGTAGAATCATGAAATAAAACAACCTGGTTTGCTCTTGTGGTGTATCTGTGGTCCCTCACAGCTGGGAGGATACATGTGGGTGTGATGTGAGCAGAAGTTTCTGCTGTGACAGCTGAAAAAGCAGTCCAACAAAATTAACtcagccttttctctgcagctcgTTTTAACTTCTGTCCAGACGGCTGGTTCACTCACAACTATCGATGCTACATCTTTGTCAATTCTCCCATGAACTGGTACAGTGCTAAGGTACttctacttctactactactactactactgttactactactactataatACTGCTCTATTCGTGTTTTGTACTTACTCAAAGTGTTGGTGGCTGAGTCAGATTGGTGCCATCATTTGTGAAGAATGAGAAATTTCAATAAATTCCAGGGTGTTCCTGTTTTGGTATTCAGCCTTTGCTCTTGTTCTGTCCAATAGGATCACTGCAACAGTTTGGGTGCTAACCTGGCCTCAGTCAGCAGCCCCAGAGAGTacagcttcctgcagcagatgacAAAAACATCCAGCCAGTCCATTGCATGGTTGGGGGGGTTTTACCTGCAGGTACCAACTGATGAATATCTGGTCACACAGTCCACAACCTTTAGAGAAGGCAGGGTTTTGGACTGTTTGAGGCTATAGTCCAGCAGGTTGTTCAGACAGAGTAAATGTCCATCAGGTGGATATACTAAGGATGTTTCATTGTGTGTCAGGGCCGTTGGCTGTGGATCAACAATGAAGGTTTCTATTACACCAACTGGTACTCGCagtcctcctctgtcagctACCCCTGCATGTTCTTACGCACCACATGTAAGTGCAATTATTTTATGTCACTTCAGGATATGACATGACTGAAAGGTTTGCTGCTAGTCTGAGTTTCATGTGAAAACAGTAAGCAACATGAATTTGTCTTAatattgttttctctctccatcattTTTAGATGGTTGGGGTAACAGCCAGTGTACTTCTGCTCAGCGCTTCATCTGCTCCAAGAGCCCATTCAGTTGTTAAACATTTGTTGTAATGTGTCTTTTATTGACAGAAATGCCAACAATTTGTTGTCCGAATGAATTCtagttttgtttctgttgttgaaTTTCATCTTATGTGTTTAAGAATTTTGTACATACCTGCTGCAGACgggtttaaataaaagaaaaaaatgtttcaaacaAGTGGCAGTCAAATGTCTTTATTGTCTATCATTGTAAATTAGCAGCATATCTCTTGTTCTTTATAGTCACCTTTTAACACATGAATTATGCTACCTCACATCATAGGATTTCTATCAACCTAACAATGACCAAATACCTTATGGGTCCAAAATTTGGTGAGAAAGTGTTTCATCTATACTCTACACTGACACAGCCCCTCTTTCAAAGTGTATAACACCATCTTATTTCTCCTTACCTTTGTCCACTGAATCCAACTTGGAAACTGTGGGAACcaaaagctaatgctagctgccTGCTCTCTTTGTTGTTCAAAGGCTAAAGTAGCATCTCTTCCTGCCACAGACTCTgaatgcacagacacacaaccagaATATCAGAACaattatgatttattttttttaacgtgcACAATAAGGACAGCAGTGATCTGGCAATGTCGTTCTCAGGTCTCAAGTTCCAACCTAAATATAACATGAgccactgatttttttttatttttttaagtgtgCATAATAGAATCAGTGCAAACCACATGGATAAACAAATATAATTACAGGTGTAATGACCAGAGAAATGTACTACAAGTTCTATTTGTAGGAGTGTGTTTATCCTGAGAGTTTAACAGTCTGTTGAACTGTTCCTGAGTGTGGGGGTCCAGGCTACAATGCTGCAGCACTGTCTACCAGGTGGAAGCAGCTGGATCTGTCTGTTAATGTGCTGCTGAGGGTCTCCTAGAGTATGCTTGTCTTTCTTCCTGCAGTGCTGGAAGTAGAGCTCCACTATGGATGTCGAGGTGGTAACCAGGTGGTGATGCAGCCAGTCAGAACACGTTTGACGAAGCAtctgtggaagcagcagagtcTCTTGGAGTCCATGTTGACTCTCCATTTGTGGAAGAAAAAGATCCACagtctggctgttttattgacttcGGTGTAATTCCAGGTCAGGCCCTCAGCGATGTGGGCATTCAGGCACCTACAACTGCTAACTCTCTCCACTACTGTTGATTTCCATGGGGCCTCATCCTGCAGATTCTTCTGATGCTCACTtttggaggagcaggctgagcaCAGAGCTCTGAGGGACAGCAGTGTTGATAGCTAAACTGTGGAATGTGGTGTCTATCAGCACCACCTGGTGCCTTCCTCGCATATCAAAATATTTTTCACCTGCAGACCCAACTCTTGACAAGATGATTGACAAGATGAAGTCTAGCACCGCATTCTTACCAACAGCCAGAAGAGGGAACGCGTTCTCAAAAAGGTTGTTGACAAAGATGCACACTATACCTGAAAGGGGAAATGTTGAACTTCACTGCAAATGATGGGCAGCATGACATTATGCCTAAAATCTCCATACAGTCAACAGGTCACATTGAATTTAATGGCAAGTACAAAGAAAAGGCATATGTTCTCTTGTCTAGGCTCCAAAACATTGACTTCCTCACTGTATGTCAAGTTCTATCCAACCTTACAGGTATCACAGTGCagccacatgttccagtctttGTGTACAAGGAGCTATGTGAGACAATCAAGGATGAATTCAATcggttgatcacagcatcctgttatggagactggaacatgtgattgggattacaGGGAGAGcattagactggtttagattatATTTATCATATAGATGCCAGTTTCCTCACGTACATGATGTTTCCTCTTCATACAATAGGGTTAGTCATgaagttccacaaggttctgtacttgtaCCAATTGTTTTCACTTTGTAGTTGTATTAAAGAACTGTATTAAAACTCAGGACTTGTATTATTGTATTGTACTTGTAAAGTTTCAATGTCCTCAAATTTCCATCTCCTTAACCCAGACAAAACtaaggtcatggtgtttggtacCAAACTTGACAAAGTGACAAACTAATctgttctcagaatgctggtaaAATTGTGGTCCCCAGAATCTCTGAGTAGATTGGGTGGCCCAGCATTCATTGTAACCTTTCTGATTTGTTGGTTTGGTAACCTCCACACTTTAAACAAAAGCTGAGGGATGTGGTTAAactttggcaaaaaaaaaacaatttacgTTAACCAAAATGGTCTTGACTCCGTCTACAAGGCTAGAGCCACCCAGAGGGGAAGTGTCATTCTGGTAATCCCTCTCCAGCCTCTTCATGCAAAGTTTCAGATAATCCCTTCCTATAGAATCCAATGCTTGTCAACAGTGTCAAAATGCAGCCCCACCTGCTGACCCTGAAGGttccgtgagtgtgtgtgcatgtatctGTCTGTGCCTCCAGCTTTATGTGTAAAGCTGATTCGACTTCCAGTACAAATCAAACAATAAAGGCTTTTGCTTCCAGCTGTCAGATTCTCATTGATCTCCTTGATGTCATGTCTTTATTACTTCtaatgctgttttatttttaattttacttcttttttttttacagattctGTTAAGAAGATTTTCAATGTTATATGGCCCCAACAATATAATTATCAGTGATCAAAAATGCTTATTATCGCAATTgtcaaaaatcaaaatcaattcTACACATTTAAGTTGCATGTAAGGGAACATTGACTAATACTTTTGATATTTCCATGACATGATGACCTCTACATGTCACCAGTCACGTAGTCCACTGCGCTGAGGACAACTCTTAAACGCTAAAAGGACAATAAACTGTTATTAAATTTGATGCCACTTCAGTGTGTGGCTGGTTCTGCAGGTCTTTATTGGCCTAATCTTTTTTGTTAGGAGATAACACAGATCATTGTAGGTAAATTCAAGCAGGTGTAAATCATAGGGAGCAATCTCAGGTAAATGATTCCATTATGTCGTTATACTGCATGAATTTTAACTTCAGGGAACAGCAACGTCAAGAAGCCAGTTGGGCGCAGGACTTCCGGGAACCTTCTTGACATTTCTCCCGTTTTTCGTTGATAATATCAGATCCCGCCTTTTGTCCTCAGAACGAGCTGCGATGTGCTCCCTGATGAGCAGAGTGAGACCGGTCCAACGGGCTCTGGCTGTCTCGCTTCAGCTCAGAAGAAACACCGAGAGCTCGAAATGCGCTCCAGCCGAGAACAGGTGGTCCTCTCCCGGTGTAAACGCTGGCGCTGACCCGCTTCGTACTACCCGCAGATTCTATTGTTCGAGAATGGCGTCCTCGAAAGGACTGTTCTTTAGACAAGT
The DNA window shown above is from Takifugu flavidus isolate HTHZ2018 chromosome 10, ASM371156v2, whole genome shotgun sequence and carries:
- the LOC130532287 gene encoding ladderlectin-like isoform X1, translating into MPAGSNPQPVEEQVAAAPAEEVVSEDENGGAGGAEESKMLQEEEDEESDPASRNARFNFCPDGWFTHNYRCYIFVNSPMNWYSAKDHCNSLGANLASVSSPREYSFLQQMTKTSSQSIAWLGGFYLQGRWLWINNEGFYYTNWYSQSSSVSYPCMFLRTTYGWGNSQCTSAQRFICSKSPFSC